A genomic window from Triticum urartu cultivar G1812 chromosome 7, Tu2.1, whole genome shotgun sequence includes:
- the LOC125520681 gene encoding uncharacterized protein Rv2082-like isoform X2, producing MAPPHRAGHRLPPHRPPICPAAPDGYRSTDPVIPLDGRGPAPPSGLLPSRPAGWPAPRRPRTARPPPPPEPPLDGCGPPVAGFVIGHVFNHRDVMGCRIRVVSGVKKPLTSPENCSSLLPDAWGAATPGAGSLGHRCARGRIRALSPAAAKLLPPVATTCAGVTECTQLLYPPPLPFPDVPPATPVERRRPAKTKELAMMGTTAHPGTVLLGTRWVQV from the exons ATGGCGCCCCCCCACCGAGCCGGCCACCGCCTCCCACCACACAGGCCTCCGATCTGCCCCGCCGCGCCGGACGGCTACAGAAGCACCGACCCCGTGATTCCCCTGGACGGCCGGGGACCGGCGCCTCCGTCTGGCCTCCTCCCCAGCCGGCCCGCTGGATGGCCGGCGCCGCGACGTCCCCGAACagcgcgccccccccccccccccgagccacCTCTGGATGGATGCGGTCCGCCCGTCGCCGGATTTGTGATAGGCCACGTCTTCAACCACCGCGACGTGATGGGGTGCCGGATCAGGGTGGTTTCGGGGGTCAAGAAGCCATTGACCTCGCCGGAAAATTGCTCTTCCCTCCTCCCGGATGCCTGGGGCGCTGCTACGCCAGGCGCCGGATCCCTCGGCCACCGCTGCGCCAGGGGACGGATCCGTGCTCTCTCCCCCGCCGCTGCCAAACTCCTCCCACCGGTCGCGACTACATGCGCGGGCGTCACGGAG TGCACACAGCTCCTTTatcctccccctctccccttccccgACGTCCCACCGGCGACACCCGTCG AGAGAAGACGACCAGCAAAAACAAAGGAGTTGGCTATGATGGGGACGACGGCTCATCCCGGCACGGTTCTGCTTGGCACGCGATGGGTTCAGGTGTGA
- the LOC125520681 gene encoding uncharacterized protein Rv2082-like isoform X1: MAPPHRAGHRLPPHRPPICPAAPDGYRSTDPVIPLDGRGPAPPSGLLPSRPAGWPAPRRPRTARPPPPPEPPLDGCGPPVAGFVIGHVFNHRDVMGCRIRVVSGVKKPLTSPENCSSLLPDAWGAATPGAGSLGHRCARGRIRALSPAAAKLLPPVATTCAGVTEVHTTDMAPVQCASPLPRDAHDSSISLLQCTQLLYPPPLPFPDVPPATPVERRRPAKTKELAMMGTTAHPGTVLLGTRWVQV, translated from the exons ATGGCGCCCCCCCACCGAGCCGGCCACCGCCTCCCACCACACAGGCCTCCGATCTGCCCCGCCGCGCCGGACGGCTACAGAAGCACCGACCCCGTGATTCCCCTGGACGGCCGGGGACCGGCGCCTCCGTCTGGCCTCCTCCCCAGCCGGCCCGCTGGATGGCCGGCGCCGCGACGTCCCCGAACagcgcgccccccccccccccccgagccacCTCTGGATGGATGCGGTCCGCCCGTCGCCGGATTTGTGATAGGCCACGTCTTCAACCACCGCGACGTGATGGGGTGCCGGATCAGGGTGGTTTCGGGGGTCAAGAAGCCATTGACCTCGCCGGAAAATTGCTCTTCCCTCCTCCCGGATGCCTGGGGCGCTGCTACGCCAGGCGCCGGATCCCTCGGCCACCGCTGCGCCAGGGGACGGATCCGTGCTCTCTCCCCCGCCGCTGCCAAACTCCTCCCACCGGTCGCGACTACATGCGCGGGCGTCACGGAGGTTCATACCACGGACATGGCTCCCGTGCAGTGCGCCTCTCCCCTTCCCCGAGACGCGCATGACAGCTCTATCTCCCTTTTGCAGTGCACACAGCTCCTTTatcctccccctctccccttccccgACGTCCCACCGGCGACACCCGTCG AGAGAAGACGACCAGCAAAAACAAAGGAGTTGGCTATGATGGGGACGACGGCTCATCCCGGCACGGTTCTGCTTGGCACGCGATGGGTTCAGGTGTGA